A DNA window from Ipomoea triloba cultivar NCNSP0323 chromosome 10, ASM357664v1 contains the following coding sequences:
- the LOC116031436 gene encoding basic form of pathogenesis-related protein 1-like produces the protein MGLLFFMITIAMSTFHLSGAQYAAYDYVNPHNDARYNVNVTFLAWDEDLESYAQGYARALSPVDCDLIYDGGSYGVNLAKAYPDLDAAGAVKMWVDQKANYDYDSNTCVDGGEECRRYTQVVWGSSTRLGCARARCINGWRLIACLYYPAGNDQERPY, from the coding sequence ATGGGTCTACTTTTCTTCATGATCACCATAGCCATGTCGACGTTTCATCTCTCCGGCGCCCAGTACGCCGCTTACGACTACGTAAACCCCCACAACGACGCCAGATACAATGTCAACGTTACGTTCTTGGCGTGGGACGAAGACTTGGAGTCCTACGCGCAGGGATACGCCCGTGCATTATCCCCCGTCGACTGCGACCTGATCTACGACGGCGGGTCTTACGGCGTGAACTTGGCGAAGGCGTACCCCGACCTCGATGCCGCCGGCGCGGTGAAGATGTGGGTGGATCAGAAGGCTAACTACGACTACGACTCCAATACTTGCGTCGACGGCGGCGAGGAGTGCCGGCGCTACACTCAGGTGGTGTGGGGGAGCTCAACCCGTCTGGGTTGTGCAAGAGCTCGGTGCATTAATGGGTGGCGGCTCATTGCCTGCCTTTATTATCCCGCTGGCAACGACCAAGAGCGCCCCTACTAA
- the LOC116031729 gene encoding pathogenesis-related protein PR-1 type-like, which produces MVFSKVSSFWLACICISMFVGMITPSCNAQNSPQDYLAVHNAARQAVGVGPMTWDNAVAKAAQDYANTRVGDCRMVHSGDRRYGENLAWGSGDFMTGRRAVELWVAEKQDYDYGTNTCRPGKVCGHYTQVVWRKSVKLGCARVQCRNNLGYLVVCNYSPPGNYVGERPY; this is translated from the coding sequence ATGGTGTTTTCAAAAGTGTCGTCGTTTTGGCTTGCATGCATATGCATATCCATGTTTGTGGGTATGATAACTCCTTCTTGTAATGCCCAGAATTCCCCTCAAGATTACCTCGCCGTTCACAACGCCGCTCGCCAAGCCGTCGGGGTCGGGCCGATGACGTGGGACAACGCCGTGGCGAAGGCTGCCCAAGACTACGCTAACACGCGGGTCGGAGATTGCAGAATGGTCCACTCCGGTGACCGGCGGTACGGCGAAAACCTAGCGTGGGGAAGCGGGGACTTCATGACCGGGCGGAGGGCGGTGGAGCTGTGGGTTGCCGAGAAGCAGGACTACGACTACGGCACCAATACTTGCCGGCCGGGGAAGGTGTGTGGGCACTACACGCAGGTGGTTTGGAGGAAGTCGGTGAAATTGGGGTGTGCTAGGGTTCAGTGCAGAAACAATTTGGGATACTTGGTTGTCTGCAACTATTCTCCTCCCGGCAATTATGTCGGAGAGAGACCATACTGA
- the LOC116032815 gene encoding basic form of pathogenesis-related protein 1-like produces the protein MGLSKFPLALLSFTIIAMFHLSGAQNPADYLNPHNAARDEVGVPHMTWDDKLASTAQSYAEKLSGDCELIHSGGPYGENLAKAYPDLDAAGAVKLWVDEKANYDHNSNSCVGGPCGHYTQVVWRSSVRLGCGRAQCNNGWWLICCNYDPAGNVSGQSPY, from the coding sequence ATGGGTCTCTCGAAATTCCCATTAGCTCTCCTTTCCTTCACGATCATAGCCATGTTTCATCTTTCCGGCGCCCAGAACCCGGCCGACTACCTGAACCCCCACAACGCCGCCAGGGACGAGGTCGGGGTTCCCCACATGACATGGGACGACAAATTGGCGTCCACCGCGCAGAGCTACGCCGAAAAATTATCCGGCGACTGCGAACTGATCCACTCTGGCGGGCCATACGGCGAGAACTTGGCCAAGGCGTACCCTGACCTCGACGCCGCCGGCGCCGTGAAGTTGTGGGTGGATGAGAAGGCTAACTACGACCACAACTCCAATTCTTGCGTCGGCGGGCCGTGCGGCCACTACACTCAGGTGGTGTGGAGGAGCTCCGTCCGTCTCGGTTGTGGAAGAGCTCAGTGCAATAACGGGTGGTGGCTCATTTGCTGCAACTATGATCCCGCCGGCAATGTCTCCGGCCAGAGCCCCTACTAA